The Bacteroidota bacterium genomic interval TGGAGGAAGGGATCACTTCAGGAGGTTTTGGTTCAGCTATTTTGGAGTTTATTGAGGATCATGAATTGCACATTTCTGTTAAAAGATTGGGCTTTTCAGATGAGTTTATTGAACACGCCAGCGTAGAAGAACAACAAGAAATGTGTGGGCTAAGCCCTGAAAAAATCACAGAAACCATTCGTTTAGTATACAATAGTCTTTCATAAGCTACTTTTTGTTTTATAACAGCACGCCAAATGTGGATAATTAGCGCATTATTCCAATCAACTATTTAATCCCTATTATTAATATTGTAGCTTTGCTGCAAAATAATTAATTATGACAGAATTCATTTTAGCAGGGTGGTTTGGAACATGGGAAATCGTGATCATATTTGCAGCACTTCTTCTGTTATTTGGTGGACGTAAGATCCCTGAATTAATGAAGGGTATTGGCAAAGGTGTTCGTGAATTTAACGATGCGAAAGATAAGGTCAAAGCCAACATTGAGGAGGGCATGAAGTCTAAAGAATCAGAAGAAAAATCTGAAGACGAAGAGAACAAAGACAAATAAATTTGCCAAAACAACAAATAGCTGTTTATCAGCAATTTAAACTCCTCAATACAGGTAAAGAATCTTTACCCGGTATTTATTTACTCAAAATTTTAAACAGATTGGTATGAAAAAAAGTTTCCTCATATTGATCTGTTTTTTATTGATTAGCCAGTTACATGCTCAGATACAAGTATTAAAAGATCTCCAAGATTCGGTATCTCAATGCATGAGCAAAAAATCGATTGACCAGGAATTAAATAGCTGGTATTTCGGAAAAACTAAAAAAGATTATAGCATCGAGAAGCTGAATGTTTACGGCTTTAAAGCGGATGAAATTCCAACTTATTCCGACTCAGTTTACGAAGCACGACTTGATCAGCTACAAAGTGCTATCCCCTTAGCTTATAATGATATTATCAGGCGTTATATTGATTTGTATACAACCAAAAAAAGAGATCAGGTTGAGGAAATGCTTGGTTTGGCGAATTACTATTTCCCCATTTTTGATGAAGAATTAGCACGACAGGGATTGCCTCTTGAACTTCACTATATTCCCATTATTGAGTCGGCATTAAAAACAACAGCAGTATCGAAAAGCGGAGCTACCGGTTTATGGCAATTTATGTACGCAACAGCCCGAATTTATGATCTACAAATCACATCCTATATTGATGAAAGAAGAGATCCTTACAAACTGACAAACAAAGCTGTTACTTATTTCTCAGACCTTTATCATGTTTTTGGAAACTGGTTATTTGCTATTGCAGCCTATAATTGTGGTCCTGGTTCACTAAACAAAGCAATTACACAATCGGGATACAAAACAAATTTCTGGGAAGTTTATCCTTATTTGCCTCAGGAAACAAAAGGCTACATTCCGGCATTTATTGCTGCCAGCTATGTTATGCACTATAACATCGAACATAATTTATATCCTAAAAATATTTATTGTCCGGGATTATTAGATACAATCCATATTGAAAGAAGACTTCGTATGGATGTAATTGCCAATGCATTGCAAATGGAGGTTAGTTTATTGAAAGAATTAAATCCTCAATATATCAAAGATATCATTCCTCAATCACCAACAAAAGAAGCATACATTCTTCGATTACCGCAAGAAAAAGCCGCTAAATTTTATGCTCATAAAGATAGAATATATCGATATCAGAACTATTTGGACAGTAAGGAGAAAGATGAGGCTTCAGCAGCCAAACGCTTGGATAAAGTAAACAGTTTCCCTTCTGAAAACACGAATTCTTATCATCTTATTCAATATCTGGTCAAAAGTGGAGACAATGTAAACTTGATTGCAGACTGGTTCGATTGTACAGTGAATGATTTAAGCAGATGGAATAAAGGAATTGCCAATTCATTATATGCAGGGAAAAAAATTCATATATACGTTCCTTCTCACAAAGCTGAGCATTACCAAAAGATCAATGGAATGAGTTTTCAGGAAAAGCAGCAATTAATTGGAAAAGTAAAGGAACCAATTACTAGTGACTTAATTACCTATACTGTTAAAGAGGGAGACACACTTTGGGCCATTGCCCGTCAATTTCCGGGAGTCACACCTTATGACATCATGCAACTGAATGAGATAGATGAAGAGTCTATCAAGCCCGGGCAGCAAATCAAAATTAAGAAGAAGTAGAAAACTAGTTGCTCGTTACTGGTTACTCGTTACTCGTTTCTGCTTCCTCCCTATTCGATTGTGGTTATTCAACTACCATCATAAAATCAATGGTTCTTTTCGCTAAATTAGCTTCTCTTACAACTACTTTAACAGTTTGCCCAAGTGTATAGGTTTTCTTCGAATTATGCCCTTTCATACAGAAGTTTTCTTCGTCATATATATAGAAATCATCTTGCAGGGAGCTAACACCTATCATTCCTTCGCACTTACTTTCAATTAATTCGACAAAGATACCTGACTCAATAACTCCACTAATAACTCCATCAAAAGTCTCCCCTATTTTATCCTGCATATACTCCACTTGCTTGTATTTAATAGAGGCTCTTTCGGCAGATTCGACATTCACTTCACGTTCTGAGCTATGCTTACATTTCGACTCCAATGTATCTTGTTCACTTTGATTTTTCCTATCCAATAAATCCGCTAATATCCGATGAAGCATGACATCCGGATAGCGCCTGATAGGAGAAGTAAAGTGTGTGTAAAAGCCAAATGCTAAACCATAATGTCCAATATTTTTGGTGGTATAAACTGCTTTTGCCATGGAGCGAATTGCTAGTGATTGCATGAAATTTTGCTCTGGTTTTCCTTCTACTTCAGCCAACAAACGATTAAATGATTGTGCCAGTTTTTTATCATCAGCTGTATTTATTTGATAGCCAAACTTTGCAGCCATACGACCAAAATTAGCCAATTTCTCAATACTTGGATGATCATGAACCCGATAAACTGATGGGAATTTCTTTTGACTTTCCTTGTGAATATATTCTGCAACCTGTTTGTTTGCCAAGAGCATGAAATCCTCGATAAGCATATTGGATTCTTTTCTGATTTTCTTATAAACACCCATTGGCTTACCCAGATTGTCGAGCTTGAATTTAACTTCTTCCGTTTCGAATGAAAAAGCACCTTGCTCATAACGTTGCTTTCTTAGTTTGCTGGCCAATTCATTTGTTTTCAGTAGCTCAGTAACAAATTCACCTTTTTTTGTTTCCAATATTTCCTGAACATCCTCATAGGAAAAGCGCTTATCCGAATGAATAATAGTTCGGCCAAACCATTGTTTAACAATCAGGGCATTTACATCCAATTCAAATACTGCAGAAAAACACAACTTATCTTCATTGGGACGCAAGGAACACAAATTATTTGAAAGAATTTCAGGCAACATAGGAATAACCCTATCGACCAAATACACTGATGTAGCTCGTCTGAAAGCTTCCTTGTCTAAAATCGATTCTTTTTTCAAATAATGGGTTACATCCGCAATATGCACACCTATTTCAGTAGTTTTATCATCTATTTTTCTGAATGAAATAGCATCATCAAAATCTTTGGCATCTTCTGGATCAATTGTAAATGTCAAAATGTCTCTGAAGTCTTTTCGTTTGTTTATCTCTTCCTTTGTAATGCTCGTTGGAATTGCCTCGGCATCCAAAATTACTTGTTCATCAAATTCATACGGAAGGCCAAATTCCTCAATAATAGCATGCATTTCAGTTTCATGATCTCCAGCCTTACCGAGTACTTTTACCACTTGGCCGAAAGGATTTTTAGAACCTGCTGGCCAATCATTTAATCGAACAACTACCTTGTCACCTGATTTTGCATTCTTTAATTTGCTAAGTGGAATGTAAAAGTCGACATGAATTTTAGGATTATCAGTTATTAAAAATGCAAAACGATCAGATACTTCTAAAACGCCAACAAACTCGATGCGTGCTCTCTGCACAACTTCTGACACACGGCCTTCGACCTTTTTTCCTTTATTATGCCTAAACAACTCTATTCGAACCGTGTCGCCATGCAATGCATTGCCAATTTCCCGATTAGGAATAAAAATATCTTCTTCAAAATGAGGACAGCTTACAAATCCATATCCATGTTTGGTAATATCAATAATACCTTCAGGACAAGCGCCTTGCTTTGGAAGAGATACAAATTTCCAGGGTTTTGGTTCTGCAATAAGCTTTTCTTCAACCATTTCGTCTAAAATCTGTTGAAGTCTTTCTCTATCCTTTTTCTTTACCATCCCTACCCGATACGCAATTTGCTTGATGTTCATCAGCTTCTTCGGATCTTCTTGTAATACGGAAATGATTCCCTGCTTAACAGATTTCTGTGGAGTATTTTTATGCTTCGGCTTTTTCTTATTTCTGGTCATATGATTGTCATCTACAATCAAAGTTAAGTAGATATTGTAAGTATTAATCTGGAATGTATGTAAAGTTTATGTTAAATTTTTGTTAAGATAACACCTACAATAGCTATGTGTTAATTATTAATGCGATAGTTTCTGCAAATTGAGTACTCTGCGAGTGACTCATATGGGAG includes:
- a CDS encoding twin-arginine translocase TatA/TatE family subunit, which produces MTEFILAGWFGTWEIVIIFAALLLLFGGRKIPELMKGIGKGVREFNDAKDKVKANIEEGMKSKESEEKSEDEENKDK
- the rnr gene encoding ribonuclease R gives rise to the protein MTRNKKKPKHKNTPQKSVKQGIISVLQEDPKKLMNIKQIAYRVGMVKKKDRERLQQILDEMVEEKLIAEPKPWKFVSLPKQGACPEGIIDITKHGYGFVSCPHFEEDIFIPNREIGNALHGDTVRIELFRHNKGKKVEGRVSEVVQRARIEFVGVLEVSDRFAFLITDNPKIHVDFYIPLSKLKNAKSGDKVVVRLNDWPAGSKNPFGQVVKVLGKAGDHETEMHAIIEEFGLPYEFDEQVILDAEAIPTSITKEEINKRKDFRDILTFTIDPEDAKDFDDAISFRKIDDKTTEIGVHIADVTHYLKKESILDKEAFRRATSVYLVDRVIPMLPEILSNNLCSLRPNEDKLCFSAVFELDVNALIVKQWFGRTIIHSDKRFSYEDVQEILETKKGEFVTELLKTNELASKLRKQRYEQGAFSFETEEVKFKLDNLGKPMGVYKKIRKESNMLIEDFMLLANKQVAEYIHKESQKKFPSVYRVHDHPSIEKLANFGRMAAKFGYQINTADDKKLAQSFNRLLAEVEGKPEQNFMQSLAIRSMAKAVYTTKNIGHYGLAFGFYTHFTSPIRRYPDVMLHRILADLLDRKNQSEQDTLESKCKHSSEREVNVESAERASIKYKQVEYMQDKIGETFDGVISGVIESGIFVELIESKCEGMIGVSSLQDDFYIYDEENFCMKGHNSKKTYTLGQTVKVVVREANLAKRTIDFMMVVE
- a CDS encoding LysM peptidoglycan-binding domain-containing protein, which produces MKKSFLILICFLLISQLHAQIQVLKDLQDSVSQCMSKKSIDQELNSWYFGKTKKDYSIEKLNVYGFKADEIPTYSDSVYEARLDQLQSAIPLAYNDIIRRYIDLYTTKKRDQVEEMLGLANYYFPIFDEELARQGLPLELHYIPIIESALKTTAVSKSGATGLWQFMYATARIYDLQITSYIDERRDPYKLTNKAVTYFSDLYHVFGNWLFAIAAYNCGPGSLNKAITQSGYKTNFWEVYPYLPQETKGYIPAFIAASYVMHYNIEHNLYPKNIYCPGLLDTIHIERRLRMDVIANALQMEVSLLKELNPQYIKDIIPQSPTKEAYILRLPQEKAAKFYAHKDRIYRYQNYLDSKEKDEASAAKRLDKVNSFPSENTNSYHLIQYLVKSGDNVNLIADWFDCTVNDLSRWNKGIANSLYAGKKIHIYVPSHKAEHYQKINGMSFQEKQQLIGKVKEPITSDLITYTVKEGDTLWAIARQFPGVTPYDIMQLNEIDEESIKPGQQIKIKKK